From a single Chitinophaga sp. Cy-1792 genomic region:
- a CDS encoding pyridoxine 5'-phosphate synthase: protein MTKLSVNINKFATLRNARGGNLPDILKIAQDCERFGADGITVHPRPDERHIRYQDVRDLKPLVTTEFNIEGYPSQDFMDLVLSVKPEQCTLVPDPPDAITSNTGWDTITYQSQLRDVIAELKKAGIRVSIFLNPEVAMVAGAKSAGADRIELYTGPYAEEYTKARTQPQNLQLFNDYKNTAKEATAIGLDINAGHDLNLDNLRFFKLHIPQLKEVSIGHALVADAIYFGLENTIQLYKRQLAD, encoded by the coding sequence GACTAAGCTTAGTGTTAACATCAATAAGTTTGCAACACTGCGCAATGCACGCGGTGGCAATCTCCCGGATATATTAAAAATAGCTCAGGACTGCGAACGCTTCGGTGCCGACGGCATCACCGTTCACCCACGCCCGGATGAAAGACATATTCGCTACCAGGATGTACGCGACCTGAAACCATTGGTAACAACTGAATTCAATATCGAAGGCTACCCTTCCCAGGACTTCATGGACCTCGTACTGTCTGTAAAACCTGAACAGTGCACCCTCGTGCCAGACCCTCCTGATGCCATCACCTCCAACACCGGATGGGATACCATCACCTACCAGTCTCAACTCAGGGACGTAATCGCTGAACTGAAAAAAGCTGGTATCCGTGTATCTATCTTCCTCAACCCCGAAGTAGCGATGGTGGCAGGTGCCAAATCAGCAGGCGCTGATCGTATCGAACTATATACCGGCCCTTACGCAGAAGAATATACCAAAGCCAGAACACAACCGCAGAACCTGCAGCTGTTCAACGACTATAAAAACACCGCTAAAGAAGCTACTGCCATCGGACTGGATATCAACGCCGGCCACGACCTTAACCTGGATAACCTCCGCTTCTTTAAACTGCATATCCCGCAGCTGAAAGAAGTTTCTATCGGTCATGCCCTGGTAGCCGATGCCATCTATTTTGGACTGGAAAATACCATCCAGCTCTATAAAAGACAATTAGCTGATTAA